The uncultured Sphaerochaeta sp. genome includes the window TAAATTGGTAGTCCCTCCTCAAAGCAGTTGGGTGGTACGTGTACAATATCGCGGTCCGAGAACAGTAACCAATGAACTCTCCTTTCGTCTGAAAGCAGAGCAGATTCCATATTCTCAGGGAAAGAACAGCTCTGACAAAGGAATGTTCAACTTCCTTTACATCTACACGACAAGTTTGTATGTATTACCTTCAAGGGTTGTTGAGAATGTAGGAGTACGGGCTGTAACTCCCTCAACTTTTGAAGATGGGTCTCCTGCATTGGCTGTGACTCTCGCAAATCTTGGTACAGTCCACCAGTTGTTGATTTCAGCAGTGGTGGAAGTCAAGGACAGCAAAGGTAATGCTGTAGTGTTGCAAGGAGCGGAAGCACTGGAAGGTATCGATGGCATGAATATTCTAGCCAAGAAATCGGTGACGAAGAAAATACCATGGCCTGAAGGTCTCTCCCGTGATTCTGGAGTTACCTACCAAGCCACGATCAAATACTCGAATTAAGAGGAGTATTTTACTCCTCATTCCAAAAAGGTTTTCCGCATGAAAGCAAGAGGGTTCGCACACGCAGTACTACTGATTATTATGCTTGTGCTCGTAACCCTCTTTCTGTCTGCATTCCTTTGGACGTGTTTCCATCAACCAATATCAGAAGATACTCCCTCACTTATCAGTGTAAAGCCTTCCGTCCCTGAGCCATCAGCGGTTGTTGTTCCTTCTGAATCTGAAGAACAAGACAAGGAAACGAGAGAAGAGCCTTCTCTCTCAGAGGTTGTTGAAAGGGAGAAAGTCCAAGCTATCCCTGATACGCCCTTGCGGGAGCTGCCTCCCCCAAGACACTTACTCTCATTCCCTCATTTTCCTGGTTTTGATTGGAGATCTGCATTCATCAAGATTCCTGGTGTCCCCTCATTTACGAGAGAGGCTACTGTAAGTCCAGTCGTGCCTGATCCTCCCTTCATGTTTGAACCAATGGTACTGACCGAGGAAGAGTGGGACCTTTTCTACGGTGGATTGTTCGAAGAGGAAGAGTATACTGATGATTTCTTTGCAGATTTCTTTATCGTAGGGGAAGATGCCGTCATTCAGTATGATGATGGGTTCTACTATCTTGGACTCTATGTCAACAATGAGCTTATAGGCGATATTGAGGTGGAATTTGTTGGCGAGCAGAGATTGCTGAATGCCAATGAGTTGTCGCAGTATGTTGGGCCCTATATAACCGATGCAGCAAACCAACGTCTCTTTGGTGATGGACTTGATTATATTTCACTTGAAGAGTTACGCAGCCGCAATGTTGAAGCACGCTACGACGCGGCAGAGTTTGCCGTGTACCTCCAATTCAGCTTGGAAGATATGCCTGAAAGGACAATAAGTATTACTTCTCGTTCCATCAACAGGAGAGAGCAGTACGGCATCAGTGGGGCAATCGTGCTTGATCCGGCAAAATTCGCAGTTGCCAGCTCTCTCAGCCTCTATGGGATGCTTGACTATGATGCTGACTTCTCGGCAATAAACCAGAAGCTGCTCTCTCTCTCTGTTCCAATAGAATCTCGACATTGGGTATAGGCCTCAATGTCTACTTCTCTCTCTCTTCCATGCAACCATACTTCAATCCTGGGACTTGGAACGGCTTCTATGACTTTGTTGAATCGAGCCATCGTCTGAGTTTTGGCCATGTGGGTACAAACCTAAGCAATAAAAATCTTGGCGTCTCTACCAATGTAGGATTAGCCTTTGAGAAGAACTATGCCTACGGAACCGAGAGAGCCAAGGGCAATCAGTTCGAATATCGCATCGTTCTGGTTGAGCCCTCTGAGGTGAAAATCACCATCAACGGGGAAGAGGTGTTCAAGCGATCATTCCAGGCAGGTACGTATAGGCTCAGGGACTTCGTGTTTACCCAGGGAGCCAACCAGATAAAGATAACCATCATCCCTGATAGTCATCCAGAGGATGAAAGAGTGGAATACGTCGACATGGGGTATGACTATCGTCTGCTTGGCAAGGGCGACAGCCTCTACGGCTTTGGCTTTAGTGTGCCAAGAGAGAAATCCACCAGTGCCACATCTGCTCTCAGCATCCCTTGGTTTGATGACCAGTATCTGTCCTACCACCTTGATGCCTTCACTGCCACCTACTATCAACAGACTGGATTAACGGATGTATTCACCTTCACCAGTGAACTTGCCTTCAGCCCAGGTGTTTTCAGCGGTATGTTCAATGGAGTGTATGCAACCATGGTCGGCACATCGCAGTTGCAGCTCTCCCTTGGTCTGGATGCGTCAAAGCTAACTCCATCCTTCTCTGCAAGTTTGAGTCATCGTTACAGCGGTCCTCAGGATAGTGGTTTTGGAACGATTAGCGGAACACTTAACCATTCCATACCTGCAAAGATATCAGGAAGCCCCCATACCACAAATACCACGCTTTCACTCTCATATTCAGGGAGTTTTACTGAGAACGTTCGTTATACGCTCTCAGGGAACCTGCTCTATAATTCAGCAAACCAAGCCCCAGGTTGGAGTGCTTCCTTTGCAACAGGGTTCTCTCCATTCTCTGGATTCTCGTTAAGTGGTTCGGTTACCGCCAATGCAACAAGTACCACCCCTCTTAGTCCAACCCTTTCTGCCCAAATTTCAGGCAGTTATACCTTCAGCCCAAAGCTGAGCGCCAACACTTCCACAAGTGTTCGTTCTGGATCGCCGTTCTTCGATGGGACTGCATCCTCCTCTGCAGGAATGAGCTGGAGACCAACCGGAAACGATAGTGTCAATCTTTCCTTGAGCGGGTTCCGCTTTGCAGATCCAAGGAACCACTCCATTGTTGCTGCATGGGCCCATAGCGGTAAGCTTTCAAATTTCTCATTAAGACAGCAGATCAGCAACTCCTATCAGGATATGACCACTACCTTTACGGCAAGTACCGCCCTTGCGTATGCTGATGGAGCATTCGGTATCGGCAAGGCAGTCGGTGAGTCCTTCCTGTTGGTCAAACCGGTCGGGGACCTTAAAGATTCAGACATCTCGATTGCACGAAGCTTGGATAGTTCGCCCTCTGCCTTAAGCAGACCACTAGGAAGCGCATTGTACAATTCTGTGTCTCCCAATGCAAAGAATAGTATTGTGGTATTCAGCAGTGGGATAAGTGAGTATTCAACCGGTACCTCTTTCGTATATGAATTAAGTCCACGAAGCAGGCAATCCTTTGTTGCACGACTTGATGTGGAGCCATCCTTCACTGTCAGTGGAGTACTCTATATGGCCGATGGGTCCCCCTACATCCAGTATTCATCTCCCGTGTATGAAGTGATATTGAATGCTGCAGGAGAAGAGGAACTTATCCGAAATGATTCACTCTACCTCTTCACTGACCAAGAAGGACGGTACATCCTAAGTGAAGTTAGCAACGGTACCTATCTCTTTGATCTACAAGTGGATGATCTGTGGTATGCAGTGAGGTTTGTCGTTCCCGATATTTCTTCTGAGGAATTGGGCCTGGAGAGGGTCTTGTTGCTTGAGGATTTCTGGGTTTCTGACCCTGCCTTTGAGCAGCGGATCATTATTGAAGACGCATTCACTGGAGCACAGGTAGAAGAGGAGTTGGATGTCTTTGGTTCTGAGCTTGCTACCGGATATGATGCTCAAGTTACCCTTGATGTAGTAGAACGTATGGATGAGGAGACATTCTGGACCATTATCTTCCCACCATTTGATGAGAGTGATTTTGGGTTCGAATCGTTCGAACAGGATGGCTTCGTGAGTGAAGATGATTATGCCTTCGATGAGGATATGTTTGATTCCATGGTCGATTCTGAGGCAATCGACCCAACTGCTCAACAGGTTGTCACTGCTGCTCCCTAGGTTTGCTTGACACGTTTATCCAAAAGGTAGAGTATAAAAAAAGATCTATATAACTCGAATAGGAAGTGAAGCCGTGCGTAGCGATATAATCAACGATGTATTATCCGTTGAAGATAGAGCACAACAAATAATACGAGACGCCGAACATACAGCGAGAGATGTAATTTCCGACGCCCAAAGTGCTGCAAATGAACTCATACGTTCCTCTTTGAAAGAAGAACGTGAACATCTTCGTGCACAACTGGAACAGGCTGAGATAGAGGCCAGAAGCGAAGTTGAGGATTATGAAGAGAGTTTGAATGTATCGAGCAATCTTTCAGGGGATACCCTTGAAACTATCGCGCATTCAATCGTGGAGCAAGTCTGCAAGACTGATTTTGATGCTTTTCTGGAAAACAAATGAGCAGTGATCGTGTATCGTTGTATGGGTTCATCAATGCCAAACTTCGGGCTAAGATTGGTTTGATGCGGCAAAGCAAGGTTATTGAAAACCTTTTGCACGCTTCTTCCTTAGTAGAGGCTGTGGGGGTACTTCGTGACTCCAAATACCACGCGGTAGCTGAGGCATACGACCGAACCGGAGACCTTCAACAGATGGAACTGGTACTTCTTGGGATGGAGATTTCCATGTACAAGGAGGTTGCAGGGTATCTTGAGGGAAGTAGTGCTGATCTGATCAACCATCTTCTAGGGAAAATCGAGATAGACAACCTGAAGAACACACTCCGGCTCTGGTACAGCAGCATTATGAGGCAACGACCAATTCGCCATCGCAGTGAGTACCTCTTCAAGGACACCATTCTCTCTCCCATCGACTGGACCGCCTTGATCAATGCAACCAGCTGGGAAGCTGTCGGGACTGCATTAAAGGATAGCCCCTATCATGCCACAGTTACTGCATTCAGTGAGCAAGACCTACAGCAATCAGGATTGTTCTCCCTCGAGACAGAGCTGGACCGCATGTGGTATGTGCATCTGATGGAGTGTGTGAAGACGCTCAAGAAAGCAGATGAAGAAGTGGCTACTTCCATGATTCTCCTGGAAATTGATCTGCGCAATCTTATGATGTTGGTACGTTACGGATGGTACCACCATATGGACGCTGATGCAGTGAAGAGACTGCTGCTTCCTTGGGGAAAGGTTGTATCAAGCAAGGAGAGTGAGGCGTACTTGAGGCAGAATTCCTCAGAGCGTAATCCTCATGCAATCATCAACCGCTATTATCCAGGCCTTGAGGAGCAACAGCATCCCGGCAGTGCCCAAGGTGATGAGGCGAGCGTGCTTGAGACCTTGAAAATAGAAGGATATTTGGCTGAGCGGAGAAAAGCCATTTACCAACGTATGCTCTCCCAGGACCCCTTTACCATCGGACTCTCCTTGTCCTACTTCTTCCTCTTCAAGGAAGAGACAAGCATGGTGAAGGCTATTCTCAATGGGAAGTATTACGGATATGAAGAAGCGTATATCAGGGGGGTGTTGGTATGAACTTGTTTACACGACCGATGAAACTGCTTACTGCAGTGGTGTTGGAGCAGACCAGTGATACGGTCGTCAAATCCCTGCTCGCTCTTGGTGTCTTGGATTTTGTCCACATCAACAAGCTTGATTCCGGGCAGATGGAAAAACTTTCATTCCGCCAGAGTTCTGTCAGCCGATCAGCCCTACAGGATATGCGACATCGGGTGGAAGCCTTGCTCAGGCAAGGACATATTGCAGTACCAACCAGTGATGTGCTGAATGTACAGAATCTGGAAAAACCTCAATTGGAAGCATTCAGCAAAACGCTGGATGACCTAACGGCAAGCCTACTCTCCTTGAAAGAGAAACAGAAAGAGAGTAACCAGATGGTGATGGGCTTGGAGGAGATGCAACGCTATATCAAGGAGGACAAGGGAGAATACCTTGACCTCAGGGTAGGGCAGGTCACAAAAGGCAGAAGTGAAGACCTCAAGGACAAGATTGCTGCCTTTGGTGGATTACTGGAAAATGTTTCTGATACCGACCTTTGGATCAGCCTGACTCTCCGTCGTGATGTTGGGCAGGTCGATCCACTCCTGGAAAAGTTCGGTTGGATGGAATCGAGTGATGTCCAACTGCAACAGCAAGCAGTCTCCATGATCAAGGAACAACTTAAGAAGGAACATCAGGTTGCCCTCTCTGATCGTGAAAAAATCGAGAAGGAAGTTGACGCAATGGTAGCGAGTCAGCAAACCCAGTTGTTTGCCATCTGGGCCAATCTTCGGCTGAATGAGCTCAGCGACCAGATTCGCTCATACTTCGCCTATACCCGCAATACAACACTTTTCTCCGGTTGGGTTCCTTCTGACCAGGCAGAGGTGGTTGAGCAGGCGATCAGCCAAGCAAGCGATGGACAGTGCGTCATTGAGTGGACTGAGGCTCGTCAGGTTCCCCGGCGCGAGGTACCGGTTGCTGTTTCCAGTCCCAAGATGCTTGCCCCATTCCAGAGGATGGTCAATAACTATAGTACCCCTGAATATGGAACGGTCAACCCTACCATCTTTGTCATGGTTGCCTATCTCTGTATGTTTGGCCTCATGTTTGCCGATGTAGGCCAGGGCTTTGTGCTTATGCTTGTTGGCTTGCTTGGGAAGTATGGCTATAAAAAGAACCCACTGAAGAAGGACGGTATGATCAGCCGAAACCTGACAGATCTTCTGATCTACCTGGGCCTGTCGGCCATGATCTTCGGGGCACTCTTCGGGAGCTATTTTGGCCTAGAACTGCTTCCTGCACTCTGGTTCAACTATGAGGCAGTGGTAGCAGGACATGCAGGAGAGGGTTCCTTGATCACTGATGTGTATGGAATTCTCGGACTTACCATCAAGTTCGGTATTATTATCATCTATACAGGCTTGGTCCTGAATTGGATAAATCTTTTCAGGAAAAAATCCTACTTGCAACTTACCTTGGATAAGAATGGGTTGCTGGGTGGAATCCTGTTTGGAATAGGCCTCTATATGGGATTTGCTTTCGTGGAGAGCGGATACAGGAGCTTCCCCTCCGATCCATGGATAGCCCCCGTCATTACCATTTTGCTTGTGCTTCTCTTCCTTCGAGGGTTTCTCGCGTACTACATCTCAGTCAAACAAGGTGGAGAGCGCCATGATCTTGGTGCTGTGACCATGGACGTCGTCATGGAGTGGTTTGTGGATATCCTGGAGATATTTACCGGCTATCTATCCAACACCCTCTCTTTCATGCGTGTGGCAGGTCTTGGTATTGCCCATGCGGCACTTATGCAGTCATTCAAGGAACTTTCTTCCTTGGCTGATGGTTTTGGTGGGGTAATGATATTCATCCTTGGGAACATCCTGGTGATCGTCCTGGAAGGATTGAGTTCAGGAATACAGTCTTTGAGGTTGAACTATTACGAGTTCTTCTCCCGATATTTTACCGGTAAGGGCGTTGCCTATCAGCCACTTGGGCTGAAGAGCGTTCCATCCGAGCAGAGATAGTGAATTTTTTGAGGAGGGTCACAGTATGACCAACATCGCATTCAGAAGAAAAGTATCGATGACCTTTGTGGCAACAGCACTCTTGTTGCTTGCCAGCGGCTTCATCTTCGCTCCCAGTGCCTATGCGGCAACCACAGAGGCAGCCAGTCGCGGAGACTATAACCTCGCCCTGGTCTGTTTTAGTGCTGCGTTGGCGTTTGGGTTTGGTGCTGTAGCTGCAGGTTCGGCTATTGGCAAGGTTGGTAGCGCTGCCATGGGTGCCATCAGTGAGCGTCCTGAGATCGCAAGCCAGGCTTTGATCTTCATTGCTCTTGCTGAAGGTCTGGTTGTCTTTGGGTTCATCACCAGTTTGATGATCCTCGGAAAGGTATAACCAATGAAATATTTTGTCATCGGTGACGAAGATACCGTACTCGGGTTCTCCCTGGTTGGTGTATTCGGCATGCAGGCGACAAATGCACAACAGGCCAAGCGTGCCTGGGACAAGGCGGTGGATGATTCGCAGAATGGCATCATCATCATCACTGATGAGGTTGCAAATATGATCAGGCCCATAGTGGACCGATTCCTATTCTCTGAATCTTTCCCGCTTGTTGTCGAGATCCCTTCCCCCCGATCAAAGGAGGGAGGCACAGATTTGCGTGCCCTCGTTAATAAAGCGATTGGGGTAGCATTGTAGGATGAGTTCGTATGGAAACAACTGACAACCGTTTGCTGAGCGGTATCTTGGAACAGGCAGAGCAGAATGCTCAAAAAAAGCTTGAGGATGCCCAAAGACAAGCAACGCGTATCGCAGAGGAAGCACAACTCAAGGTTGAGCGGGAGATAGCCTCCCTGAGAAAGGACCAAGAACAGAAACTCA containing:
- a CDS encoding fimbria/pilus periplasmic chaperone, translating into MNQIQNKRAKRTIVFLLFSCLLLSSVFAYQFSPLEQSFQPTGAESTKTYTIVNDSNDSIAISLSALIRDQDAQGNEINKPADAYFSIVPNKLVVPPQSSWVVRVQYRGPRTVTNELSFRLKAEQIPYSQGKNSSDKGMFNFLYIYTTSLYVLPSRVVENVGVRAVTPSTFEDGSPALAVTLANLGTVHQLLISAVVEVKDSKGNAVVLQGAEALEGIDGMNILAKKSVTKKIPWPEGLSRDSGVTYQATIKYSN
- a CDS encoding V-type ATPase 116kDa subunit family protein, with the translated sequence MNLFTRPMKLLTAVVLEQTSDTVVKSLLALGVLDFVHINKLDSGQMEKLSFRQSSVSRSALQDMRHRVEALLRQGHIAVPTSDVLNVQNLEKPQLEAFSKTLDDLTASLLSLKEKQKESNQMVMGLEEMQRYIKEDKGEYLDLRVGQVTKGRSEDLKDKIAAFGGLLENVSDTDLWISLTLRRDVGQVDPLLEKFGWMESSDVQLQQQAVSMIKEQLKKEHQVALSDREKIEKEVDAMVASQQTQLFAIWANLRLNELSDQIRSYFAYTRNTTLFSGWVPSDQAEVVEQAISQASDGQCVIEWTEARQVPRREVPVAVSSPKMLAPFQRMVNNYSTPEYGTVNPTIFVMVAYLCMFGLMFADVGQGFVLMLVGLLGKYGYKKNPLKKDGMISRNLTDLLIYLGLSAMIFGALFGSYFGLELLPALWFNYEAVVAGHAGEGSLITDVYGILGLTIKFGIIIIYTGLVLNWINLFRKKSYLQLTLDKNGLLGGILFGIGLYMGFAFVESGYRSFPSDPWIAPVITILLVLLFLRGFLAYYISVKQGGERHDLGAVTMDVVMEWFVDILEIFTGYLSNTLSFMRVAGLGIAHAALMQSFKELSSLADGFGGVMIFILGNILVIVLEGLSSGIQSLRLNYYEFFSRYFTGKGVAYQPLGLKSVPSEQR
- a CDS encoding ATP synthase subunit C codes for the protein MTNIAFRRKVSMTFVATALLLLASGFIFAPSAYAATTEAASRGDYNLALVCFSAALAFGFGAVAAGSAIGKVGSAAMGAISERPEIASQALIFIALAEGLVVFGFITSLMILGKV
- a CDS encoding V-type ATPase subunit, with amino-acid sequence MSSDRVSLYGFINAKLRAKIGLMRQSKVIENLLHASSLVEAVGVLRDSKYHAVAEAYDRTGDLQQMELVLLGMEISMYKEVAGYLEGSSADLINHLLGKIEIDNLKNTLRLWYSSIMRQRPIRHRSEYLFKDTILSPIDWTALINATSWEAVGTALKDSPYHATVTAFSEQDLQQSGLFSLETELDRMWYVHLMECVKTLKKADEEVATSMILLEIDLRNLMMLVRYGWYHHMDADAVKRLLLPWGKVVSSKESEAYLRQNSSERNPHAIINRYYPGLEEQQHPGSAQGDEASVLETLKIEGYLAERRKAIYQRMLSQDPFTIGLSLSYFFLFKEETSMVKAILNGKYYGYEEAYIRGVLV
- a CDS encoding V-type ATP synthase subunit F — its product is MKYFVIGDEDTVLGFSLVGVFGMQATNAQQAKRAWDKAVDDSQNGIIIITDEVANMIRPIVDRFLFSESFPLVVEIPSPRSKEGGTDLRALVNKAIGVAL